A single Hippocampus zosterae strain Florida chromosome 19, ASM2543408v3, whole genome shotgun sequence DNA region contains:
- the LOC127591963 gene encoding homeobox protein Nkx-2.8-like encodes MFPARARATSLGRVGFLVRDILDLPDAAGTCCSSGAEDPEEDEAEAEKNRAESRLNLSLHARAGASPDEPRDVGGRKKRRVLFSKAQTSELERRFRQQRYLSAPEREHLAGRIRLTPNQVKIWFQNHRYKMKRERAERAERSLEALRQAHRGFASTPTPTVVLRDGKPSERVSGLLDLRLAFPLYAHAHLSQRAIARLTCWNGNWT; translated from the exons ATGTttcccgcgcgcgcgcgcgccacgTCTTTGGGACGCGTCGGCTTCTTGGTGCGGGACATTCTGGACCTGCCGGACGCTGCGGGGACGTGCTGCAGTTCGGGTGCCGAAGACCCGGAAGAAGACGAGGCCGAGGCCGAGAAGAACCGCGCCGAGTCTCGCCTCAACTTGTCAC TGCACGCGCGTGCGGGCGCGTCACCGGACGAGCCGCGCGACGTCGGTGGCCGTAAAAAGCGTCGCGTCCTCTTCTCCAAAGCGCAAACGTCGGAACTGGAGCGTCGCTTCCGGCAGCAGCGCTACCTGAGCGCGCCCGAGAGGGAGCACCTGGCCGGCCGCATCCGGCTGACCCCCAACCAGGTGAagatctggttccagaaccACCGCTACAAGATGAAGCGGGAGCGAGCCGAGCGCGCCGAGCGGAGCCTGGAGGCGCTGCGGCAGGCTCATCGCGGATTCGCCTCCACTCCCACCCCGACGGTTGTGCTTCGGGACGGGAAACCGAGCGAGCGGGTCAGCGGCCTGCTCGACCTGCGGTTGGCCTTTCCGCTATACGCCCACGCGCACCTAAGCCAGCGGGCCATCGCGAGGCTCACCTGCTGGAACGGCAACTGGACCTGA